One genomic segment of Marinitoga piezophila KA3 includes these proteins:
- a CDS encoding RrF2 family transcriptional regulator, whose product MGLTVKSSYALRALYELALFHKNGVKRVSINELSAKQKIPKDFLEKIFSELREYKIVDSVRGRYGGYALSRKPEDLKLSEVIYILDRPFQSYECVVTGKCETLGSECAVGYVWKKINTILMSELSKITLADLLKIGEKLELMGGNTVEEKINNADERRG is encoded by the coding sequence ATGGGACTAACAGTAAAAAGCAGTTATGCATTAAGAGCGTTGTATGAACTTGCTTTATTTCATAAAAATGGAGTGAAAAGAGTTTCTATAAATGAATTATCGGCAAAGCAAAAAATACCGAAGGATTTTCTGGAAAAAATATTCAGTGAATTAAGGGAATATAAAATTGTTGATTCGGTGCGCGGAAGATACGGAGGATATGCTTTAAGTAGAAAACCAGAAGATTTAAAATTAAGTGAAGTAATTTATATTTTAGATAGACCATTTCAATCATATGAGTGCGTTGTTACCGGAAAATGTGAAACACTTGGTTCTGAATGCGCAGTGGGATATGTCTGGAAAAAAATAAATACAATTCTTATGAGCGAACTTTCAAAGATTACACTTGCAGATTTATTAAAAATAGGAGAAAAACTGGAATTAATGGGAGGAAATACAGTTGAAGAAAAA